A section of the Acidimicrobiales bacterium genome encodes:
- a CDS encoding DUF559 domain-containing protein yields the protein PHEIDDLVDRALARRLARVDDLVHAVERSAEFRRHPGRVTLAARLARRGVTGAPAPSVLESRMARLLAGEGLPAPKAELVWGPQRRYRLDFAYPALRLAIEVDGFAFHFTPEQMRADNHRSNTLTAAGWMILRYNWWDVTYEPERVAGQIAAAYRMLAA from the coding sequence CCGCACGAGATCGACGACCTGGTCGACCGGGCGCTCGCCCGCCGCCTCGCACGCGTCGACGACCTCGTCCACGCCGTGGAGCGATCAGCGGAGTTCCGGCGGCACCCCGGCCGGGTGACGCTCGCTGCACGCCTAGCCCGCCGCGGGGTCACGGGCGCGCCGGCACCGAGCGTGCTCGAGAGCAGGATGGCACGCCTGCTCGCCGGCGAGGGCCTGCCTGCGCCGAAGGCGGAGTTGGTGTGGGGGCCGCAGCGCCGCTACCGGCTCGACTTCGCCTACCCGGCGCTGAGGCTGGCAATCGAGGTGGACGGCTTCGCGTTCCATTTCACCCCCGAGCAGATGCGTGCGGACAACCACCGTTCCAACACCCTGACCGCGGCAGGGTGGATGATCCTCCGCTACAACTGGTGGGACGTCACCTACGAACCCGAACGCGTGGCCGGGCAGATCGCCGCCGCGTACAGAATGCTGGCCGCCTGA
- a CDS encoding class I SAM-dependent methyltransferase: MSDDAELWEANAGWWQEGFTEGADAEYEEQIKPWIASELAGARRVLDVGCGEGQVGRLASRLPGVEVVAGVDPTWAQVVEAARRGGGVAVGRASADALPFRDGAFDVAVACLVFEHITDVDAALSEVARVLCDGGRFLFLLNHPLLQTPGSGWIDDTILGEQYWRIGPYLVEDDSLEEVEKDVWIPFIHRPLSRYVNALSDCGLLVTRMDEPPPPPGFLARAAEYQDAATIPRLLALRAEKLR; encoded by the coding sequence GTGAGCGACGACGCCGAGCTGTGGGAGGCCAACGCCGGCTGGTGGCAGGAAGGCTTCACCGAGGGCGCGGACGCCGAGTACGAGGAACAGATAAAGCCGTGGATCGCGTCGGAGCTGGCCGGGGCCCGGCGGGTGCTGGACGTCGGGTGCGGGGAGGGGCAGGTCGGGCGGCTCGCGTCGCGTCTACCGGGGGTCGAGGTCGTCGCCGGCGTGGACCCGACATGGGCTCAGGTGGTCGAGGCCGCCCGGCGGGGGGGAGGGGTTGCCGTCGGTCGGGCGTCCGCGGACGCTCTTCCCTTCCGTGACGGTGCCTTCGACGTCGCGGTGGCATGCCTGGTGTTCGAGCACATCACCGACGTCGACGCGGCCCTGTCGGAGGTGGCCCGCGTCCTGTGCGACGGCGGTCGCTTCCTGTTCCTGCTGAACCATCCGCTGCTGCAGACACCCGGCTCCGGCTGGATCGACGACACCATCCTCGGTGAGCAGTACTGGCGGATCGGGCCGTATCTGGTCGAGGACGATTCGCTTGAAGAAGTGGAGAAGGACGTGTGGATCCCGTTCATCCATCGCCCGCTCTCCCGTTACGTCAACGCCTTGTCCGACTGCGGGCTGCTGGTAACGCGGATGGACGAGCCGCCTCCGCCGCCGGGGTTCCTCGCCCGCGCCGCGGAGTACCAGGACGCCGCGACCATCCCCCGGTTGCTCGCGCTGCGGGCCGAGAAGCTGAGGTAG
- the uvrC gene encoding excinuclease ABC subunit UvrC — MLQRPQSGSIPDSPGSYQFRDRDGRVIYVGKAKSLRSRLSNYFQSPANLPPRTAQMVAQAESVEWIQVRNDVEALMLEYSLIKQHKPRFNVRLRDDKSYPFLAVTVSDEWPRAVVRRGARQKGTLYFGPYAHAYAIRETLDSLLRTFPIRTCSDNKFARHERLGRPCLLYHIEKCCGPCVKAVEPEHYAGLVGELVNFLDGDTQPVIKRLESEMREASAALEYERAARVRDRLTAVRKAVEKQQMVTERAEDLDCFGFVEDELEAAIQVFYVRRGRVVGRKGFIVDKVDDLSPAQLVSQVIEQHYDDPPLGVPPLVVVPCLPEECDTLEAWLGRLRSGGADAGVSAGGAVGAVGAVGAVGAVGAVGAVGAVGAVGAGEWWAASQRYRVERSVNPEARGSSARVVIRVPQRGDKKALVEMVTRNAGEQFTQHRLKRASDHNARAKALNALQDALDLPVAPLRIECYDMSHLQGTDYVGSMVVMEDGLPRPQEYRRFKIRTVEQNDDFAAMGEVLERRLRAYLIERDRPVEDRRRRFAYPPQLLLVDGGKGQLGVAVRVLEDLGLDEEIPVAALAKQFEEVYLPGQADPVRIPRTSEALYILQRIRDEAHRFAITYHRNLRGKRMTASVLDGIAGLGPARKKRLVKEFGGVGAVKAASLEALHDVSWLPATVADAVYDKLHRPAAPAAPAARSGARS; from the coding sequence GTGCTGCAGCGCCCGCAGTCCGGATCCATCCCCGATTCGCCCGGTTCGTACCAGTTCCGGGACCGGGACGGCCGCGTCATCTACGTCGGCAAGGCCAAGTCGCTGCGAAGCCGCCTCTCCAATTACTTCCAGAGCCCCGCCAACCTGCCTCCCCGCACCGCTCAGATGGTGGCGCAGGCGGAGAGCGTCGAGTGGATCCAGGTCCGCAACGACGTCGAGGCTCTCATGCTCGAGTACAGCCTCATCAAGCAGCACAAGCCGCGGTTCAACGTCCGGCTCCGCGACGACAAGAGCTACCCGTTCCTGGCGGTCACCGTGTCGGACGAGTGGCCCCGCGCCGTGGTCCGTCGCGGGGCGAGGCAGAAGGGCACCCTCTACTTCGGGCCGTACGCGCACGCGTATGCGATCCGGGAGACGCTCGACTCGTTGCTGCGAACGTTCCCGATCCGGACGTGCAGCGACAACAAGTTCGCCCGTCACGAGCGTCTCGGTCGCCCGTGCCTGCTCTACCACATCGAGAAATGCTGCGGCCCGTGCGTGAAGGCGGTGGAGCCGGAGCACTACGCCGGGCTGGTGGGGGAGTTGGTGAACTTCCTCGACGGTGACACCCAGCCCGTGATCAAGCGGCTGGAGTCCGAGATGCGCGAGGCCTCGGCGGCGCTCGAGTACGAGCGCGCAGCGCGCGTGCGCGACAGGTTGACGGCGGTGCGCAAGGCGGTCGAGAAGCAGCAGATGGTGACCGAGCGGGCCGAGGACCTGGACTGCTTCGGTTTCGTCGAGGACGAGCTCGAGGCGGCGATACAGGTCTTCTACGTAAGGCGCGGTCGTGTCGTCGGGCGCAAAGGTTTCATCGTCGACAAGGTCGACGACCTCTCGCCGGCTCAGTTGGTCTCGCAGGTGATCGAGCAGCACTACGACGACCCGCCTCTGGGTGTGCCGCCGTTGGTCGTGGTTCCGTGTCTGCCCGAGGAGTGCGACACGTTGGAGGCGTGGCTCGGCAGGTTGCGGTCCGGCGGTGCGGATGCCGGCGTGAGCGCTGGGGGAGCGGTGGGAGCGGTGGGAGCAGTGGGTGCGGTGGGTGCGGTGGGCGCGGTGGGTGCGGTGGGTGCGGTGGGTGCGGTCGGCGCCGGCGAGTGGTGGGCCGCCTCGCAGCGCTACCGGGTGGAGCGCAGCGTCAACCCGGAGGCTCGCGGGTCGAGCGCTCGGGTCGTGATCCGCGTCCCCCAGCGCGGCGACAAGAAGGCGCTCGTGGAGATGGTCACCCGCAACGCGGGCGAGCAGTTCACCCAGCACCGGCTGAAGCGAGCGTCCGACCACAATGCTCGCGCCAAGGCGTTGAACGCCCTCCAGGACGCGCTGGACCTTCCCGTGGCCCCGTTGCGGATCGAGTGCTACGACATGAGCCACCTGCAGGGCACGGACTACGTCGGCAGCATGGTCGTGATGGAGGACGGCCTGCCGCGCCCGCAGGAGTACCGCCGATTCAAGATCCGCACCGTCGAGCAAAACGACGACTTCGCCGCGATGGGCGAGGTCCTCGAACGAAGGTTGCGCGCGTACCTGATAGAGCGGGACCGCCCCGTCGAGGACCGCCGCCGGCGCTTCGCGTACCCGCCGCAGCTGCTGCTCGTCGACGGGGGGAAGGGTCAGCTTGGCGTGGCGGTCCGGGTCCTCGAGGACCTCGGGCTCGACGAGGAGATCCCGGTGGCCGCCCTGGCGAAGCAGTTCGAGGAGGTCTACCTGCCCGGCCAGGCCGATCCGGTCCGGATCCCGCGCACCTCGGAGGCTCTCTACATCCTGCAGCGGATCCGCGACGAGGCGCACCGCTTCGCTATCACCTACCACCGGAACCTCCGGGGTAAAAGAATGACCGCCTCGGTCCTCGACGGCATCGCGGGACTCGGCCCGGCGCGCAAGAAGAGGTTGGTGAAGGAGTTCGGCGGGGTGGGCGCCGTCAAGGCAGCTTCACTCGAGGCGCTGCACGACGTCTCATGGCTGCCGGCGACCGTGGCCGACGCCGTGTACGACAAACTGCACCGGCCGGCAGCGCCGGCGGCGCCGGCGGCCCGCTCGGGCGCCCGCTCGTGA
- the nadA gene encoding quinolinate synthase NadA: MFRLQTPLPEGYSNSTDDDLARRIAAAKQTLGRRLIILGHHYQRDEVMRWADARGDSFGLSRTAAATTEAEYVVFCGVHFMAESADVLTSSAQQVILPDLNAGCSMADMADLDSVEEAWDAIGSITDIETVVPITYMNSSAALKAFVGRNGGAVCTSSNARKVVSWALDKHGGPGGHTKLLFFPDQHLGRNTAFQLGFEARDMAVWDPRRELGGLDEVTVKESRFLLWKGHCSVHQRFRPEQVAAFRAEHPQGRVVVHPECAHEVVEVADEVGSTDYIIAAVDRAPAGSVIAVGTEIHLVQRLAAEHPELTVVSLDPLVCPCSTMFRIDAAHLCWVLEELVAGRVVNQITVDEDVAASARVALQRMLDIA; this comes from the coding sequence ATGTTTCGGCTCCAGACCCCCCTCCCCGAGGGTTACAGCAACTCGACAGACGACGATCTGGCGCGGCGAATCGCGGCCGCCAAACAGACCCTAGGGCGCCGGCTCATCATCCTCGGCCACCACTACCAGCGTGACGAGGTGATGAGATGGGCGGACGCGAGGGGCGACTCGTTTGGCCTGTCGAGAACCGCGGCAGCGACGACAGAGGCCGAGTACGTGGTGTTCTGCGGCGTCCACTTCATGGCCGAGTCTGCGGACGTGCTCACCTCATCGGCACAGCAGGTGATCCTCCCCGACCTGAACGCCGGCTGCTCCATGGCGGACATGGCGGATCTGGATTCGGTCGAGGAGGCGTGGGACGCGATCGGCTCGATCACCGACATCGAGACCGTCGTGCCGATCACCTACATGAACTCGTCGGCCGCGCTGAAGGCTTTCGTCGGCCGCAACGGCGGAGCGGTGTGCACCTCCTCCAACGCCCGCAAGGTCGTGTCGTGGGCGTTGGACAAGCACGGCGGCCCCGGTGGGCACACGAAGCTGCTCTTCTTCCCGGACCAGCATCTGGGACGGAACACCGCGTTCCAGCTCGGGTTCGAAGCACGCGACATGGCGGTGTGGGATCCGCGCCGCGAGCTGGGTGGCCTCGACGAGGTCACGGTCAAAGAGTCACGCTTCCTTCTCTGGAAGGGCCACTGTTCCGTCCACCAGAGGTTCCGGCCCGAGCAGGTGGCAGCGTTTCGAGCGGAGCACCCTCAGGGGCGCGTGGTCGTGCATCCGGAGTGCGCCCACGAGGTGGTCGAGGTCGCCGACGAAGTCGGCAGCACCGACTACATAATCGCCGCGGTCGACCGCGCCCCCGCTGGAAGCGTCATCGCTGTGGGAACGGAGATCCATCTGGTACAGCGGCTGGCGGCCGAGCATCCGGAGCTGACAGTCGTGTCGCTGGACCCGCTCGTGTGCCCGTGCTCCACGATGTTCCGCATCGACGCGGCGCACCTGTGCTGGGTGCTCGAGGAACTCGTCGCCGGACGGGTCGTGAACCAGATCACGGTCGACGAGGACGTCGCCGCATCGGCGCGCGTGGCGCTTCAGCGGATGCTCGATATCGCCTGA